A stretch of Bordetella genomosp. 13 DNA encodes these proteins:
- the gph gene encoding phosphoglycolate phosphatase (PGP is an essential enzyme in the glycolate salvage pathway in higher organisms (photorespiration in plants). Phosphoglycolate results from the oxidase activity of RubisCO in the Calvin cycle when concentrations of carbon dioxide are low relative to oxygen. This enzyme is a member of the Haloacid Dehalogenase (HAD) superfamily of aspartate-nucleophile hydrolase enzymes (PF00702).), whose product MTALVLFDFDGTLADTAPDLAAAANRQRTRQGLAPLPYETLRPEASHGARGLLRVALGLKPEDPGYEAVRLQFLQDYAEESTVHTRLFPGIAELLQRIRGHGLSWGIVTNKVTRLAVPIIEHLGLAPHSAATVCGDTAEHPKPHPAPLLLAARQAGVSPERCVYVGDDLRDVQAAHAAGMPAVAAAYGYIGIDGDATAWQAEACADSVEALWPAIRDLLPADVRQTMA is encoded by the coding sequence ATGACGGCCCTGGTCCTGTTCGACTTCGACGGCACCCTGGCCGACACCGCGCCCGACCTGGCGGCGGCGGCCAATCGGCAGCGCACCCGGCAGGGCCTGGCTCCCCTGCCCTACGAAACCCTGCGGCCCGAGGCCTCTCACGGCGCGCGCGGCCTGCTGCGCGTAGCCCTCGGGCTCAAGCCGGAGGACCCGGGCTACGAGGCCGTGCGGCTACAGTTCCTGCAGGACTATGCCGAAGAGTCCACCGTGCACACCCGGCTGTTCCCGGGCATTGCCGAGCTGCTGCAGCGCATCCGCGGCCATGGCCTGTCGTGGGGCATCGTCACCAACAAGGTCACGCGGCTGGCCGTGCCCATCATCGAGCACCTGGGCCTGGCCCCGCACAGCGCCGCCACCGTGTGCGGCGACACGGCCGAGCATCCCAAACCGCATCCTGCACCACTGCTGCTGGCCGCGCGCCAGGCCGGCGTCTCGCCCGAGCGCTGCGTCTACGTGGGCGACGACCTGCGCGACGTGCAGGCGGCGCACGCGGCCGGCATGCCGGCCGTGGCCGCCGCCTACGGGTACATCGGAATAGACGGCGATGCCACGGCGTGGCAGGCTGAAGCATGCGCCGATAGCGTCGAGGCCCTGTGGCCGGCCATCCGCGACCTGCTGCCGGCCGACGTACGGCAGACAATGGCCTGA